From a single Leishmania infantum JPCM5 genome chromosome 36 genomic region:
- a CDS encoding putative ras-like small GTPases, which produces MSNNMLALPKVLLMGLRKSGKSSIQKVVFEGMQPHDSATLATTVQPEKSTVHSNDFVNFEVWDFPGQNDPFDSSNASRYDVNQLLENCGAIVYVLDCRELIDDARARLLDTISAAYRYNPELCVEVFIHKVDALSEDHQADLLASLQRRVEEEAKQLLENVQPLRLNFNLTSIFDHSVFQAFSLVVQKLIKSKTPYITELLQMLNSNSNIDLSYLFLSHSKIYVAVDERNRLKSRTYDLCSDAIEVVVKMSRIYMRQRDGAAGGVKDASADSVHALAASATSCAIFSSLDSADECASDVSELYRGANAVIQLSNEDCIYVRELPSSLTLVLMMKQTHLENRALIDRNVDIFYKAAFDIFNTSAS; this is translated from the coding sequence ATGTCCAACAACATGCTCGCACTGCCCAAGGTGCTGCTCATGGGGCTACGGAAGTCGGGCAAAAGCAGCATCCAGAAGGTTGTCTTTGAAGGTATGCAGCCGCACGACTCGGCGACCTTGGCGACCACCGTACAGCCGGAGAAGAGCACCGTGCACTCGAACGACTTTGTGAATTTTGAGGTGTGGGACTTTCCGGGCCAAAATGATCCATTTGACTCCAGTAACGCCAGCCGCTATGACGTGAATCAGCTGCTGGAGAACTGTGGCGCGATTGTGTACGTGCTGGACTGCCGCGAGCTAATCGACGACGCCCGTGCGCGGTTGCTCGACACCATCAGCGCTGCGTACCGGTACAATCCCGAGCTGTGTGTTGAGGTGTTTATTCACAAGGTCGACGCCCTGAGTGAAGACCACCAGGCCGACCTGCTGGCGAGCCTGCAGCGTcgtgtggaggaggaagcaaAGCAGTTGCTGGAGAACGTGCAGCCGCTACGTCTAAACTTCAACCTCACCTCTATCTTCGACCACTCCGTCTTCCAAGCATTCTCGCTAGTGGTGCAGAAGCTGATCAAATCCAAGACGCCGTACATaacggagctgctgcagatgctCAACTCAAACAGCAATATCGACCTCTCCTACCTCTTCCTTAGCCACTCCAAAATCTACGTCGCCGTGGACGAGCGCAACCGCCTCAAGTCGCGCACCTACGACctctgcagcgacgccatTGAAGTGGTCGTGAAGATGAGTCGCATTTACATGCGGCAacgtgacggcgccgccggaggTGTGAAGGATGCCTCGGCGGACTCGGTGCACGCTTTGGCCGCTTCCGCTaccagctgcgccatctTCTCGTCTTTGGACAGTGCAGACGAATGCGCCTCTGACGTGTCCGAGTTGTACCGCGGCGCAAATGCAGTGATTCAGCTCAGCAACGAGGACTGCATCTACGTCCGCGAGCTGCCAAGCTCCCTGACCTTGGTGCTGATGATGAAGCAGACACACCTCGAAAACCGTGCGTTGATTGACCGTAACGTGGACATATTCTACAAGGCTGCCTTTGACATCTTCAACACGAGTGCATCCTAG